Genomic DNA from Bemisia tabaci chromosome 2, PGI_BMITA_v3:
TACCATAAAAAGGCACTTTTAGAAGAAATGCCTATCTCGTCATCTGGTCAAGACTATGAAAAGCTCCTTGAGATGAGTCTCTCacagaacaaagaaaataatccTTACGAAGAACAGGAAGCTCAACTAGAAATGATAAAGTCTAAACCAAAGAAGCCATTCTTAAGAAGAGGGGAAGGACTTGCTAGATTCAACATGACACCAGAGGATTTTAAAAAACCGGTCAAAATGAACTTTTACCGCACTCGGAGCCATGCTGCTTTACGGAACACTCAAAGTAGTGTTACCACTAGCAACAAGCGCAGTACACCTGTAAGGAGTAAACCTCCGCCCCCACAAAAGTCGAGGCAATCTACAACCTCAACAGTTTTCAAGAGTGAGTAAAATCAGGAATAATTAATATTAagtcataatttgaaataaaattaagagaatAACAGCTGAAGGAGCTATAAAGAGTTATGAACTACTTTTTGGAAACCCTCGCATTAGGCAAGAGCTTATAACACCAATGAACATAGAACTCACAAATTGTAGCACCATGAATATTCAATAAGATGGTCCATTTTTTTCTCTGGGAATATGAGGGATCCTACTGATTTTTTGACAAGTCTGAAGAGGGTGAAATAATCATAGATCTGTCTAGGTGACCCTGCCAATGTCTTGACAGATTTATAGAGAGTGAAATAATCATAGATATATCAAAGAGAGCTTTTTTAAGGTTTCCTCTTGTGTAAAGTCATGAAAGTAAATGTGAActcatattttttacatttaccaGAAATGTGGAGTTTTTTTCTCAGGTCGTATAAAGGATCTAGTGTTGGTCTTCACTGATTTGAGAGAGTATGTTAGCAGCAGATTTATCCAAAAGAACATTTTTCGTCCAAGAAATTGAAACATAAGTGatgaattcatgttttattcatatttttgatgTTTTTGATTAAATGCAGGGTCTTTTTTCTCCGGGCAGATGAAGGAGAGATTTTAACCTATTTTAATAGAGTAAAATAACTATGGGTTCATCCAAAAgagtttttttaaagctttttcgCATGAGGAGTTACAACACAAATGATGCACTCATATTTCATGTATACGTTTTTACTTGTCAGACAAAATGCGAGtcctttttcaaaatcagaGATGGAGAATCCAGCCAAAACATTTAttgatttgaattaaatcaaataaaaaatgatcCATCACAGCTCCATAGCTTCTTGAAAGGTTCCCTCTCCCTAAATAGTTGTTACTAATAATAAATTCTGAATCATATGAATTCATGTGAAGAAAAACTGCACTATTTTGTCAAATAATTTTACAGATTACATCTTGAGACATGTTTCTGATCAAAATCTTGAATTGTAACTTTGGTCATGATCTTCGGTCATTAGctttattctaattttattaTGTGACAGTGTGTCTCCACAACTTCCTGCTGGGTTTATACAATGCTCATATTAATatgtattaaattttaattgaagatgctAGGATGCAGCCATCAACTTTGAAGTCCTCGCAGAGTGCTCCCACTACAAGTTGTACCAAAactgcacaaaaaatgaatgcTCTCTcttctattttgaaaaaacccaCAAATCCTCCAGTATTAAGTCAACGAGAGAACCAGTCGTCTTCTGTACCTTGTGATGAGTACAAACAAAAGAAGGTAAGTCTACAGTCATTTTAAACATTTCCCACCtttatatttttcatgcaaTTCGAACCTTTCACAATTTTACATCTAGATTGAACCAGAGCCACTCGTGAATTGCAAGCATTTACATATGAATTGGATTCGTCCTTCAAATCTGAATATATTGCGTTACCATGAAAGTTATGTGGCATCTTTAATTTGCAAAATGCTCTGGAGAACCTTCTTTCCATCCCTTTTTTCAAGTGGAATGCCACTAGTTTTCACTAAATTAATTTAGGTCCGAGCTAACCGTTACAGAgtcgatcgagtcaatgggaggggccagacaggggtgcagaaagttcttagccttcCTCAAACCTTCTGACCTTCCCCattagctcgttccactgtgtgtCATTCAATCACACTATAATCATTTGTCATATcaattttgtcagttttttactaattttgtcaacttcaccaaagagcgacgccaagaatggcacaatttgggccagaagggatttttctgaaaccgggcccaaacgataccttatgataccctaaaactctggtaaaaattttagcttgagtatacgcaccgtttttgagaaatgggggggcaaagttgccaaatcaccatcattctggacagcatttttacagcaaaaagacgggaaaaatggacgaaaaagttacaccattGATGGGTTTGgcctgtaaatgttcttattgagcccccgtgcatatGATTatcttcagtttcaaaaattttggacgtacagtggtttaaaatggggagaaatcgtggacagataaggattctttgtcaaactttttaaaaatggaagtaaaattgttggtctcctgcagaacaatgttcttatcggtcttcaatgcattcaattgggttcagtttatcaaattttcatcgcacaatggtccaaaatgggaaattagtggaaaaattaagatcttctgcctaactttttaaaaatgatgtacgactattggttcccagtagactttagatcccagaaaaattctttaaattctttttttgactatttaaatcttttttacattttttctctccacttttctttcttttttttaaatttctgaaagtttgcatattttattgaaataatgctacaaattctattctataacaacgttctataaacaatacggtctgatatatataaataattaaaaaaaataaaaacatgcatttttccgggatttaaactctactggggaccaacagtttgacagaggatcttaatttgtccactaattcccccatttttgaccactgtgcgatgtacatTTGTGAGGCTGAACACATTTTCATACATTGAGGaccaataagaacattgttagccatgaaaactgcagcagaccgacaattttacttccatttctaaaaatttgacaaagaatcctgatttgtcgacgatttctccccattttggaccactaagcgaccaaaatttttgaaactgaacacagttaaatgcttgggggcccaatgagaacatttacagccgaaacccatcaaatatttgactttttcgtccatttttcccgtctttttgctgtagaaatgctatccagaatgatgtcgatttggcaactttgccccctcatttctcaaaaaccgggcgtatactcaagctaaaatttttaccagagttttagggtatcataaggtatcgtttgggcccggtttcagaaaaatcccttctggcccaaattgtgccaaaaaacggtcgtttttggcgtcgctctttcctCGAAGATGTAAATAGCtgataaaatcataaaaatcacaATAGCAGGGgctaaaaaaatgaggaatggAGTCAAGATTGGGAATTTCACAATTCTTTTGAGCCATATTTTACCTAAAATAACatacttttcagttttttgttttttgcctTCTTCTGGCTGTAGATAAGGTAGCTGGGGTATCAAAAGTCAAATAGTATGCCTGTAAGGGCTCAGCTTGTGCCCTTTATTAACTTTGGCTCTCGGACAGGGCTCACCTAGGGCCCCCTCTTTTGTATCCTGTCTTGGAGCAGCTCTGACCATCATTATTCTGTCATAATCATCAGGATTTCTATTGTATGCATCTAAAACTGATGGCACCAGTATGTGTCTTGATAGCCTTGTCCCCGTAGGTCCATGTAATTGATCCCATGTCAAATGTAGAACTTTAAAATGGTTTACAACAGTATGgaatgaaaaaatagtttttacaAGGTTTGAGCCTTAGTAGTTTTGCAAAGAGGTATGAAATCACCAAAGTCTGAAACGAATGTGGGGCAGACTTGGTGCAGATGATGGTcaataattttcaatgaaattttctccaagaaagtcgatttttttctttatttcaattttttatatttttatgttttagaaagaagaaaaagaactgAGGGTGTTTGAAATCCTTGAAGAAAAAGTTGGGGAGGCAAGTTTTTGTTCCACATCATCAACAATCGCGCAGTTGATGGACGATTCAGTGAAGGTGACGcccttgaaagaaaataatgataTCAACCAAAGAAGGGAAGGAACAGCTGTCAACCATCCAGGTTTGGACTCCTAActctaacttaattttttctttcatttctattTGATACAGAAGTCTCTTATTAATGAAAGCAGACATAGTATCTAATTGAAAGTTCACTGTTACCTTTGACACGCACAGCTTTTAAACTCAATAATTCAATATGTTTCATTATTCAAAAGCAATGCTGATTCTGTTGAGAAAATGATTCCAACTATGAGGAAATTTTTGACCCTTTGCTTGTTTCTGCGAACAAACTTCAACCGCTTCAAGTTCAAATCGCTTTTTGctacaattttttcctctcgatCAATAAAGTCGCAAAAAGTGCTGTGATTTGGCCTTTTAATCCCTTGtcataattttcaaatatatttgGGTGGCTAGAAACTTTGggaaaatggggaaaaagaACTACAGGTTGAATGGAAGTGCAAAGTCTCAAAAATATCTGCAGCGCGCAAGTTTGGACTTTTTCTGGACATAACCTTTCCAGAACAGTCAAATGCACTTTTGAGATCTTCAACTTGTAGTATCCATGTTAAGTGCATCTCTGGTGGAAAGGTAtggtaaattaaattttgagcagaatgaGTAGCTCTCAATGATCAGAAAATCGATATCTGAATcactcttgatttttccaatgAATAACAGATTAAGTTAAAGAAAGTTTTTGGTTACAATTAAGCAAAGGCCTGTGTCACGATATCTCACAGTAAACTTATATCCTACACAAATTTGACATTGCTCAATGTGACAGACGTTACAATTTGTTTTAATTCGTTAACGATTTGTGTTATGGTGTTTTGAAGCTTCCTTGGAACTAATTGTGCGTATAAGTATTTGGACTAGTTTGCTCAGATTTCGTCTATTGGATTCATTAAATTGAAACAAAGATTTACATTATAGAGTTTGGTCCATTTGTGAATTCTGAAAAGTGATAATTGGCCATGAATGACCGTCCTCTCAGAGAAGTGAGTCTTTGAATGAAGAATCAATTCATATTGTTTGAGCTTTACCtctctgttttaaaaaaatagtaacATCTATTTATAATATTTAAACTTTTCAGGAGGTGAGAAAGTAGCATCGAAACAAAATCTACAATACCCGGAAGCTGAACTCAACGATGATACTGAAGTAGGGGATGATGATGGCTGGACAGATATTAGCTCTGATGAGGAGTCTGGGGAAACTGACAAGGCAAGCTTTAGCTCGGATGATGGTGAACGATTATGCAGTCCTCCGCCCAACTTCCAGAAACATGCTCACTTCAATGATGATATTATCTACCAAAGAGCCTCTGCGCCCTGCTTGCCTACTTCTAAAGAGAATCCCCCCCTGAAAAGTGCTCTCCGCCCATCAGCAAGGTAAATACTGCAAAAGGGATTTGCATTGTTTATGATTCCCCGTATATTTAATCGCTTCCTAGAAATATTCTGCTCTGGTTCATCCTCTGCctgcagaaaaaatgttttgaaacaattaatcaAATTTGGTAAAGATGAGTGCAGAGCTCTAGAGGAGAGAAATgctgctgtgccaaggaaaaacggcgtatgacatgcgagagttgctaaatttcctttgataaaatgtttatttacaaggaaagttatgaatatttttacaattaattttcaagaactttagataaaactgcaaacaaaattatctgaaaaatatatacaaattttcccgaaaacttttgatttaccaacagaaatttggtaacacctGAAcacctacggcgttcttccttagcttggcagaaTGGGCCACATACTATCCTCACTGTTCATGAAGCTTCACCTTTGAAGTTTGGGGAAAGACATGAACAACAAAGCTATTCAATAAAAAGGTTTGGTCCAAAACCTTGCCCATGAGAAACTTTGCACAAGAGGAATTGGCCCAAAATCTTGGCTAGGAGATTTTTCCTCTATTAAATGGAAGGTCAATCCGTCTCTCTGATTGTACAAAGGACAAGACGGAAGACAAATAGGTCTCCCACCCTGGTGGCTTGCTGTCCTGCAATCCGGCAAGCACCTGTCTTCTTTTCAGGTTTTGGTGCTAAAGAGACCGCAATTAATTCCTCATCCATGAGTTTTCTCACCAATGaagtttttttacaaaatccccATTGCCAAGCTGGCTTGCCTCTGAGAAAACACACCAATTCTTCAGTAATGAGGCTGCCCGCAGTTGGGGTTTTATCAAACCCTTCACTCTTGAAGTCTGAATGAGCCGCCAAAAGCTTAAACATTTTCAGATTTCTCTCCACTTTTTCTTTCGCTTGTAATGTATTCGACCCACTAGTATTAATTTTTCAAGGCAATTAGCTTCAAATTGTTACCATATCGGTGTTGATTGAAGTAGATAATCATCGTGCATTGCCATCTTTCTTAAGCAGAGTAGAGTGTAATTGCACGAAGAGTTTTTTAAGTAGGACTCTTCATGTTTCCAGGAAAGCAGTaacaaaaaacaagcaaacaaacaaaagaaatgtccaaaaaacggaaaaatcgtTAACAACTATGCTCttttcatcataaaaaattattttttcaaaatttagattaAATCTTCAGATATATTTTTGAACTTCGGGTGTCTCATTCtgtatcttcttttttttcttagtttacCCAGCCAAGATGCTGCTTTAccaaaaaccagtggcacttaTCCGCAATCCTCTGCTCTTAATTCAATAACACAGAAGGATTTTGAAGATCTTGGTCTTAAATTCCAGCCTGAAAATTTACTCCAGAACTTGATGAAAGATCAGAGCTCattatatgaaaaatataaTCCGTTAAAGAAGCAAGCTGACTCTACAAACTTTAAGACCGAGTTACTACAACAGAGGTAAGTTTTAAGAATCAAATTATATGTCTGGTCAAAAATCGGATAATTAGTACCGTTTATTCAATTAGTAGTTTTAAGATCTTTACTTTACTTCCAAACTGCTGCCACAACAAAAGATAAGTTGCATCTTACCCAGTGTGTCCCAAAATTAATCAGCTTTACCTTGAGAGGCGATTCCTCAGATCAAAATGAGACTTTATTTTCTATGAGCAAGGTCCCAAGAGTTTGATAAATATTTGTTATACGTGCATTGCTGGCTTTATGACCCAGAGGTCTTAAGTTTGATTCCTGGCTAAGTAACTTTAGTTTAATGGTCTCAACACACTCTTGCCGGGGGCTGGCTGTTGAGTAGGGACTGTGGAAAATGAGGCTTTAAGCAAAGGATCCCCCCCTGGGGAGTATTGGAAgtaatgaaggaaaaaaactaTTGTAATCAGcatgtttttaaggaaaatattttgatcattCTAAATCCGTGTAATCGTAcagttaaatattttaaaataatttcaatttaaattgaataattttcagGTTAGAGGATCTTGAGAAGGAGTTGCAAGTGTTTCGGAAGGAGAATGCAAAGTTGTTGCAACAGAAACAAGAGTTAGAATCAGAGCGAGCTacgtttaaaaaacaaaagcgGGAGTTTGAAACCAGGATGAAGAAGTTTCACGAGGAAGATGAAGCGCGACTAGCAGAGGAACGTAAGAAGTTGCAGAAAGAACGGCTGGTCTTTGAGAGGTATACGAAAGAAGTGCGAAGTAAACCAAGTAAGCAGGAGCAAGAAGAGATCAAGATGCTCAAGAATGAGGTTCGTTTAACTCATTTTCAGAAGTTATGCATTAATTAGTGCAGTGCAATAGAAACCAAGAATTTGCTACTTTTTCTGAAAGCACCTCCATTGAGAGGACCATTTTGCATATATTTTTTGAATTCAAGAAAGTGTACCGCGCAAAAGTTGTCTCTTGGTGTTGAAATAAATGGTGCAGAAGCAGGGTTTCTGGCAGTCTTAAAAATCTcataagtcagggaattttgcgaaCAACGTTTAACAAAACTCAGCATAATTAGATGGATAAGCAATGTATCTAAATAGTTCGTTCAATGGTCAGGAAATGAAAACAATTTGAAGTCAGGGAAGagcaaaaaagtcagggaatcagaaaatgaacaaaattatgGAAACCCTGATTGTGATTTGCTGAATATCGGTTTCCTAAGAAACCCAGAATGGCCCAAAGATAGGATTTCAGAAGATAAGCAATGGGGAATCAAAGAATCTacattgttctttttttaattgtaaaatcagGCCTCGAATTCGTTCCTCCTTTTTATATGATTCTGTAGATGTTTTATCTGTTCTATCTTTCTATGCCTCCCTCTTGAGGAGCACAAGATTCAGTTCTTTCTTTCTtggtgtaatttttttatagaaagtATATTATAATTTCAAAGAAGACCTCAtgaatttttgtgatttcattACTTAACAAGAACAGAGTTTGCAACCAGTTACTTTGTGTATTCTTAGTCCATTTTCTTTGCTCTAGGTTGCAGAATTGAAAAAGGAATTGGAACGCAAAGAGGGTAAATGGGGATCAACTTTAGCTCGACTTCGCAACCAAATGAAAGTAATGGAGAAGGATAATAATCATCTCAAAGAGGAAGTAATCACTTTGCAGAAAGGGTCAGCACAGAAACAGGTGAGATTCATCAAATATGAGACTTCAGAagtaaatcagggaaaatccACATCCTGACTGCAATTTTAGGAAATATGCATTATCAAATCAACAATGGCTGTtcagcttaaaattttcaaaccttaCCTAGACCATCTTTTCTTTCGTTAGTTGCATGGCTAATTTCCCATGGCCTATATGTTCCTTcagcagttttaaaaaatccacaaatagagattaaaatttttagaaaatgaaaaggagTGAAACAGGAGTGCTGTATCCCAACACTCAACAATTTTATGAATCTAACTTGAAAGAACAGTAATGCCCCACGTTTCTCTCTTCTCCATCATTTTctaattgaatattttcttttcatttttcagctaatttcaAAAGGCGTGAAACTTGCTGACGGCATGATGAACACTAAAATTATCCATGCAATCAACAAACAGCTTAGCAACCTCACTCCAGAAGATATTGAAGAGCTTTTGGATAAGCGCGAACAAATCCTTAAGAAACCTCAAATCATTAACAAGCCCTCTAACCTGAAAACAGTTAAGAAACGACGCGAATCGACCCTCAAGAATTGTAAGGACCCTGATAAAGTCCAAAAAAGGGTTCAGATCAACATTCAAAACGAGAGCGATACTCCGGATTCAGATGATAAGGATCCAATTCTTGAAGCCGTTCGAAAACCTGTCCTCAAAGCCGTTTACCCAGAAGAAGATGTCGTATTGAAACAATATGAGGATGATTTCTTCACTAAAAAGGATACATCCCCATTGAGGCAAACTTTTGAATCGAAAGTGGAAGGCGATATAATTGATTGCATTTCAGTTGATGGCAACCGCGAGAAAATCTACCCTGATGGGAGAAAAGAAATCTGGCTCCCAAATGGGAACGTCAAAAAAATCTCACCAGATGGGAACTTGATCAAAATTATCTACTACAATGGCGATGTGAAAGAGATGGTGGTTGCGGAAAATTTGACTAAGTACTACTATGCTGCAAGCAAGACTTGGCACACAACTTACGGCGATGGATTAGAGATTCTTGAATTTTCCAAGTaggttttttattattatattaaatACATGCAGTAAGACCTTAATATATCGGATCGTAAATTAACGGATTCCGCAACTTAACGAATCGATCCCCTGGTCCCTTCAAGGGCGTCAAGCTAATTTGAATTAAAAGATTCTGAGATTCAATGGATCAATTCGTCAGTTCTGAGAAATCCAACAAATTTAGGTCCTGCTGTATTCAGTGAAAAGCACTAAAGTATTTGTTGATTAGTTAGAAAAGACCAAGCAAACTTGATCGGTCTGTCATGGACATTTTGTACCCACGCAAGGGGAGGTCACATTGTGTCCCTCCTCCAAGAGTATGGATAAAATACTGCAGAAGGAAGAGCACCATACTTCCTATGTGTATTAGCTTCTCATAGGACACTCTGTGTTTTGAGGGGCACAAGCAGAGTTTGATGCACCCCTGATTTAATTTTGTCTGTAATATTGTTTTGATGATTTGAGATACATGATGGTGGAAGTCCAACCTAATGACTGACTCTAGCAGACCACTTACCCCAGCAGCGTAGCATAACCAAATATATAGGGCTAGTGTTGGCGAAGATCAAGGTTTTAGGGAACCCTTGCTAGCCCAAATTTCGTAATCTAATCCTTTCAAGAAGCTCCCAATTAGAGGGTTACAAGGGTAAAGAGTTATGTAGTATCTTCGTGATTTGAGAAAATCtctgagttgaaaaaaatgtttaacttacCTGTTTTCAAACCATTTTCAAGGTGTCTAACATCTCTATTTTTATCAATTCTTTCAGtggacaagttgaaaaacgaCTGACGGATGGTACTGTAGAGATCTCTTTTCCCAACGGAAGTTCCCGCAAAATCTTTCCTGATGGATTGGAAGAATGGACTTTTAGTGACAAGTCAGTTCTGAAAACCAACAAGAAAACTGGTTATAGAATGTTAGAGCTGCCAAATGGACAGAAAGAAATCCATACCTCAGAGTATAAGGTAATTCTCTTTGTTCTGTGTATAACTAAGCCTTATCGAAGTTAGTTTCCCCATGGTTGTATCCTAACTACTAActattttcatcttttaattccatattaaacaaaaattgaaaatatttttctaatccTAAAATCtataaacttgaaattttttccaattctcaaattcttcttcctccttgaCCTTTCAAAAATAGTCCAAATGCgcttaaaaaacttaaaaaatatttgacacTTCGTTCATAGCTTTTCCTTTATGTTCGTTTTGAAAGATTAGTCTCTCATTCTTCTGCTGAAATATCTAGTTTTGTAGTCGGTatgacatttttctttttcaccagTAAGCAGGAGAGAATAAAGGTACAGGGAGGAGATATGTTAAAAACTGAGCACTAAGCAGCCTGTGACAATACatataatgttaaaaaattcaacagcgggtaacaaggctagaaaaaaaactcatgcaCCAAGACGTACCGGCTGAAGACATCATAGCCTTCTTCAGTTggataaaatttgtaaaaatttaagacCCTCACTAGATTGTACCTTTCTGAACGAGAACCTTTGGAAAGGCACAACCTAGTTCTTTCctcatgacaaaaaaatttctcaaacttTTCAAGCAATCCATGGATAGCGtaacctagagtacctttatagggagagtatggacagctcaAAAATTTGGAGGTCAAGTTTGATCAagtcatgtagctcttagggcccaaaaggggagccaacctatgaactcgaattatctaGTACTAATTTTCACCTTTCAAATATTTACACTGATCTAAAATTATCAAAGCACGTATGAAACTTTGACTTTgcttacattttctcagtttcaaagttttaatccttAAAGACGCTTGTTTGTAATGCGCTGCCGGCCATATTGAGTAATCttccaaatgcataggttggcagcagcacttttctagtgattttcgtttttcacgttgtcgcccttttgggccctaagagctacataaatcgagttgtccgagttgtccatactctccttataaaggtactctagcgtAACCcaacaattgcaaaatgtactcagACCATCACTCCATCTCCTTACTTTCATGAGCTGTTTCTTCTTGGGGTAGGAAATGAAATATATTTGTGGAATCCTTGGGgtttcagttcactcagtactTCTGAGTAATAATACGATGCGCCATAATTTTTCTTCGCCTGTTTGCTGTTCATTAGTTTTCATAGTTAAAAAGATTTTCTGGTTTTTAACTGGTACTTCGGTTGCTTGTATCATTCAcagaacttttcaaaattattttcagaagCGAGAATTTGCTGATGGCACCGTGAAACTAGTCTATCCTGATGGGACTCAAGAAACTCGTTATGCTAACGGTAGAATTCGGCTGAAAGATAAGAATGGTAAACTGATTATGGACTCAGATGTTAAGTTAACCTAATTTTATATCTCCTCAAGGATCATTTCACATCTGTGGAGTCCTTATTTCCTCAGGTATTCCGTAAGTGCATCTCGTACAAAAAACAAGCTAATTTTGTTTGGTACCATCATCACTTTAACGCACATGCACAGTTCAAAGAATGAAATTAAGGAGTTAGTTTTTTAGTACAGAATAGGAATACATGGTGTTCACGTCTTTTAGAGTTCAGAAGTTGCTTAGGCACTACTTTTTGGAAGTTAGCTTTAGCAATGAAGCACATGGGAGGTGGATAGGATTTTCAGCGTTTTTGTAAAACTGAAAGCTGTAAGTCCCCATTTAAGATTTTTATAAGGGGAGAGGAGAGTGCTGCTCTCAAGCCAGAATTTATATCCTTTTATCATTCTCAGGCTCCATCGGGAAACCTGTTACCAGTAGTGACCTAATTTAATGTTACTCGGgtttagtgaaaaaaaattctgtaagataTGATGTAGTAAGtcattattttcagaaaatcctTAAATCTCAAATAACAAGTTatgtgaattttttaattttgtatgtaTAACTAGGCATATGACTGTCAAATGGAATTAAAGACGAGGGGGAAAGacggggtgtgctctagaaagctgtaTTAGGAACAGTATGAAAGTATGCGTCATTTCCTTTGGGGAAATGAAAAAGCGGCATATTACATTTTgtctaacggaactatgtgctaaTTGAATGCTGCaatcatgagccatgggcaggggaaaagagcgttgtggacagggttcatgagttaaagagcaCTCCTGTGCCCTTGTGCTTCCCGTCGTCGCCGccgacgtcactggcgcttcataattcccattcattctcatggccctcgactaacaagcacacccctttttcccacctgtctctggttccgtttggtagagATACGTTCAACCAATCAGATACAAGAATCATGAGAGGCATTTATGTTGAATCATTTGAGTTCTTGACTTCTTTACTTTTGACCATTTACACAAAATGTGCCTTAGCCGAGGGAGGTAAGATTTTCATTAAAGCTATTTTTGTTAAGTCGGGTAGAAAAACCGGATTTTAAGATTTCTTACATATTTTTTGGGAGACTCTCCCTAGTTACTTCAGAGTAAATTGCAAGTAtcttagttcatttttgtgccagTAGAGGGCATCAAGTCATATGGTAATTCGCCAATTTCATATCCTAAATGTAGCGGATTAGACTTTCATacagctttttatttttttaaaactatgttCATTGAATCGCCATACCTGAGGTTTTTTTGGTACATTTTTGGGCGGTTTTTTGTGCAAAATGTTCTAAGAATATTTCTTTATTCTATGATGTATGTAAATAATTCAAGTTTGAGTTTTATCAGCCTCTTTCTTATGGACGGTCACACGAGTGtattgaaatttcaacaattttcctgaaggCTCACCTTCTTTTGATTTGCAATTGCTGAACACAGGCTTTTAATCCTCCTTAAGACAATCAAATCACTTTAAGAGGATCTTTCCAAGCTGAGGGGTTGAGAATGAATCTgcagatttttaaataatagtGCCTTTGCACCCGTTTTTTTATGGTAGTTTTAGAGTGTTTAGTTTTTTTG
This window encodes:
- the Sas-4 gene encoding uncharacterized protein Sas-4; translation: MHRLEEMKVWQKEQQSKLLNGQQQEEKDFLEAQKKQILNLLSLNERNHSPNLEDGSSMDSKVLDYSQTSEEILNFNPSTNYDSEESRKNRIKYLEALLNECYHKKALLEEMPISSSGQDYEKLLEMSLSQNKENNPYEEQEAQLEMIKSKPKKPFLRRGEGLARFNMTPEDFKKPVKMNFYRTRSHAALRNTQSSVTTSNKRSTPVRSKPPPPQKSRQSTTSTVFKNARMQPSTLKSSQSAPTTSCTKTAQKMNALSSILKKPTNPPVLSQRENQSSSVPCDEYKQKKKEEKELRVFEILEEKVGEASFCSTSSTIAQLMDDSVKVTPLKENNDINQRREGTAVNHPGGEKVASKQNLQYPEAELNDDTEVGDDDGWTDISSDEESGETDKASFSSDDGERLCSPPPNFQKHAHFNDDIIYQRASAPCLPTSKENPPLKSALRPSASLPSQDAALPKTSGTYPQSSALNSITQKDFEDLGLKFQPENLLQNLMKDQSSLYEKYNPLKKQADSTNFKTELLQQRLEDLEKELQVFRKENAKLLQQKQELESERATFKKQKREFETRMKKFHEEDEARLAEERKKLQKERLVFERYTKEVRSKPSKQEQEEIKMLKNEVAELKKELERKEGKWGSTLARLRNQMKVMEKDNNHLKEEVITLQKGSAQKQLISKGVKLADGMMNTKIIHAINKQLSNLTPEDIEELLDKREQILKKPQIINKPSNLKTVKKRRESTLKNCKDPDKVQKRVQINIQNESDTPDSDDKDPILEAVRKPVLKAVYPEEDVVLKQYEDDFFTKKDTSPLRQTFESKVEGDIIDCISVDGNREKIYPDGRKEIWLPNGNVKKISPDGNLIKIIYYNGDVKEMVVAENLTKYYYAASKTWHTTYGDGLEILEFSNGQVEKRLTDGTVEISFPNGSSRKIFPDGLEEWTFSDKSVLKTNKKTGYRMLELPNGQKEIHTSEYKKREFADGTVKLVYPDGTQETRYANGRIRLKDKNGKLIMDSDVKLT